One window of Candidatus Mycobacterium wuenschmannii genomic DNA carries:
- the hisN gene encoding histidinol-phosphatase, with protein sequence MSDDDLAVALALADRADAITLTRFGAVDLRVDTKPDLTPVSDADHAVETSLRQALAGVRPDDSVLGEEFGGRHTVAGRQWIIDPIDGTKNFVRGVPVWASLIALLVDGVPQVGVVSAPALQRRWWAAAGGGAFVAVGDAAPRRLSVSSVAQLDSASLSFSSLSGWADLGVRDHFLDLTDEVWRVRAFGDFLSYCFVAEGAVDIAAEPEVSVWDLAPLDVLVREAGGAFTSLDGAAGPHGGNAVATNGLLHDLVLRKLSAG encoded by the coding sequence ATGAGCGACGACGACCTTGCGGTGGCGCTGGCGTTGGCCGACCGGGCCGATGCGATCACGCTGACCCGATTCGGTGCCGTCGACCTGCGCGTCGACACCAAGCCCGACCTGACGCCGGTCAGCGACGCCGATCACGCCGTCGAGACCAGCCTCCGTCAAGCACTGGCCGGCGTCCGTCCGGACGACAGCGTCCTCGGCGAGGAGTTCGGCGGCCGGCACACCGTGGCCGGACGGCAATGGATCATCGACCCGATCGACGGCACCAAGAACTTTGTCCGCGGCGTGCCGGTCTGGGCCAGCCTGATCGCGCTGCTTGTCGACGGGGTTCCGCAGGTCGGGGTCGTCAGCGCCCCCGCGCTGCAACGGCGTTGGTGGGCCGCCGCCGGTGGCGGCGCATTCGTTGCCGTCGGCGATGCCGCGCCGCGCAGACTGTCGGTTTCCTCTGTGGCGCAACTGGATTCGGCCAGCCTGTCGTTCTCCAGCTTGTCCGGCTGGGCCGACCTGGGGGTGCGCGACCATTTCCTGGATCTGACCGACGAAGTGTGGCGGGTGCGCGCGTTCGGCGACTTCCTGTCCTACTGCTTCGTCGCCGAGGGCGCCGTCGACATCGCGGCCGAACCGGAAGTATCGGTGTGGGATCTCGCCCCGCTCGACGTCCTGGTTCGCGAAGCGGGAGGCGCGTTCACCAGCCTGGATGGCGCCGCGGGTCCGCACGGCGGCAACGCGGTGGCCACCAACGGCCTTCTGCATGACCTAGTCCTGCGAAAACTGTCCGCGGGCTAG
- a CDS encoding NAD-dependent malic enzyme yields the protein MAHEKRGQAVLFDALMTKGTAFSEEERRKHGLLGLLPTAVKTMDEQVFHCWHEFSRRRDDLDKHIYLRALQDRNETLFYRVLQDHIPESLPIVYTPTVGEACQRFSEIYRRPRGLFVSYPDRDQLDEVLDNRPHRDVDVIVVTDGQRILGLGDQGIGGMGIPIGKLSLYTLIGGIDPARTLPIVLDVGTDNVELLEDPQYLGWRHRRIDDEKYYAFIDMFVAAVRRHLPNVLLQWEDFATAHAQPILARYRDTLLTFNDDIQGTAAVTVGALHGAAEVAGRPLSQQQVVMLGAGSAGIGVLTMILREMVSEGLSEAAARERIWVVDVVGLLTDDRTDLSDAQREFAQPAARVADWGLSGTAQLADVVHHVDAGVLLGLSTATGAFTEAIVREMASKTDRPIIFPLSNPTSRAEAHPVELDRWTDGRALIATGSPFAPITRNGAEHVVAQCNNVYIFPAMGLAVTAAQATRVTDEMMRVAAATLGEASPALADPDQSLLPSWSDAPDVAVLIARAVAEQAVAEGVAPQRSGDEIAARIREVHWHPIYRPT from the coding sequence ATGGCTCACGAAAAGCGCGGACAGGCAGTACTTTTCGACGCCCTGATGACGAAGGGCACGGCCTTCTCGGAGGAGGAGCGCCGCAAGCACGGTCTGCTCGGCCTGCTCCCGACCGCGGTGAAAACGATGGACGAACAGGTTTTCCACTGCTGGCACGAATTCTCCCGGCGGCGCGACGATCTGGACAAGCACATCTATCTGCGCGCGCTGCAGGACCGCAACGAGACGCTGTTCTACCGCGTTCTGCAGGACCACATTCCGGAGTCGCTGCCGATCGTCTATACCCCAACCGTTGGCGAGGCCTGCCAGCGCTTCAGCGAGATCTACCGCCGGCCACGCGGGCTGTTCGTGTCCTACCCCGATCGCGACCAGCTGGACGAAGTGCTGGACAACCGGCCACACCGCGACGTCGACGTCATCGTCGTGACCGATGGCCAGCGCATCCTCGGTCTGGGTGATCAAGGCATCGGCGGGATGGGCATCCCGATCGGCAAGCTGTCGCTGTACACGCTGATCGGTGGGATCGATCCCGCCCGCACGCTGCCGATCGTGCTCGACGTCGGTACCGACAATGTCGAACTCCTCGAAGATCCGCAGTACCTGGGCTGGCGGCACCGGCGCATCGACGACGAGAAGTACTACGCGTTCATCGATATGTTCGTCGCCGCGGTCCGCCGGCACCTTCCCAACGTGTTGCTGCAGTGGGAGGACTTCGCCACCGCGCACGCGCAGCCGATCCTGGCGCGCTACCGCGACACCCTGCTCACGTTCAACGACGACATCCAGGGCACCGCGGCCGTCACGGTCGGGGCGTTGCACGGCGCCGCGGAGGTTGCCGGCCGGCCGCTGTCGCAGCAGCAGGTTGTGATGCTGGGTGCGGGTTCGGCGGGCATCGGCGTACTGACCATGATCCTCCGCGAGATGGTCAGCGAGGGCTTGTCCGAAGCGGCCGCGCGGGAACGGATCTGGGTGGTCGACGTGGTCGGCCTGCTCACCGACGACCGCACCGACCTGTCCGACGCTCAGCGTGAGTTCGCCCAGCCCGCCGCCCGGGTGGCCGACTGGGGGCTGTCGGGCACGGCGCAGCTGGCCGATGTGGTGCACCACGTCGACGCCGGCGTCTTGCTCGGACTGTCCACTGCCACCGGTGCTTTCACCGAGGCGATCGTGCGTGAGATGGCCTCGAAGACCGATCGGCCCATCATCTTCCCGTTGTCGAACCCGACTAGTCGTGCCGAGGCGCACCCGGTCGAACTGGACCGCTGGACTGACGGACGCGCACTGATCGCCACCGGATCGCCCTTCGCGCCGATCACCCGAAATGGTGCCGAACATGTTGTGGCGCAATGCAACAACGTCTATATCTTTCCAGCGATGGGCCTTGCGGTTACCGCTGCGCAGGCGACCCGCGTCACCGACGAGATGATGCGCGTCGCCGCCGCGACCCTGGGCGAGGCGTCACCGGCCCTCGCGGACCCGGACCAGTCTTTGCTGCCGTCGTGGTCGGATGCGCCGGACGTCGCCGTGCTCATCGCCCGGGCCGTCGCGGAGCAGGCCGTCGCCGAAGGGGTTGCGCCGCAACGCAGCGGCGATGAGATCGCCGCGCGGATCCGCGAGGTGCACTGGCATCCCATCTACCGCCCGACCTGA
- the ftsE gene encoding cell division ATP-binding protein FtsE: protein MITLDRVTKQYKSSARPALDNVNLKIDKGEFVFLIGPSGSGKSTFMRLLLGAETPTKGDVRVSKFHVNTLPGRHIPKLRQVIGCVFQDFRLLQQKTVFENVAFALEVIGKRPDVINRVTPDVLEMVGLSGKANRLPNELSGGEQQRVAIARAFVNKPLVLIADEPTGNLDPETSNDIMDLLERINRTGTTVLMATHDHHIVDSMRQRVVELSLGRLVRDEQRGVYGMDR from the coding sequence ATGATCACCCTCGACCGTGTCACCAAGCAGTACAAATCGTCGGCGCGACCGGCGTTGGACAACGTCAACCTCAAGATCGACAAGGGTGAATTCGTCTTCCTCATCGGTCCGTCGGGTTCGGGCAAGTCGACCTTCATGCGGTTGCTGCTGGGCGCCGAGACGCCGACCAAGGGCGATGTCCGGGTCTCGAAGTTTCACGTCAACACGCTGCCCGGTCGGCATATCCCAAAGCTGCGCCAGGTGATCGGCTGCGTCTTCCAGGACTTCCGGCTGCTGCAGCAGAAGACGGTGTTCGAGAACGTCGCGTTTGCGCTCGAGGTGATCGGCAAGCGCCCCGACGTGATCAATCGAGTGACGCCGGACGTGCTGGAAATGGTGGGGCTGTCGGGCAAAGCCAACCGCCTGCCCAACGAACTGTCCGGCGGCGAGCAGCAGCGGGTGGCCATCGCGCGCGCCTTCGTCAACAAACCGTTGGTGCTGATCGCCGACGAGCCCACCGGAAACCTCGACCCGGAGACCAGTAACGACATCATGGATCTGCTCGAGCGCATCAACCGCACCGGAACCACGGTCCTGATGGCGACCCACGACCACCACATCGTCGACTCGATGCGGCAGCGTGTGGTCGAGCTGTCGTTGGGGCGATTGGTGCGCGACGAGCAGCGCGGTGTCTACGGGATGGACCGATAA
- a CDS encoding mechanosensitive ion channel family protein — protein sequence MTTNTTLLAVSTAQRWHDFWHGVLGQWIITRGLRLIMVVIVAMLAVRFVTWVTDQITRQLDERFVEGDALVRSESSKHRQAVASVIQWVSIVLIAIWGIVQIASVLSFSVSGLVAPATVIGAALGFGAQQVVRDILSGFFIIVEKQYGFGDLVTLTVVSTTECSGTVENVTLRVTRLRSPNGEVLTVPNGQIVKAVNQSKDWARAVVDIPVSTNVDLNRVGEVLRHECETALDNPVLGELLLDAPTLMGVESIQVDTVTLRMVARTLPGKQFEAGRQLRVLVIRALARAGIVTAADAKVGVVDGPGVEAAKADQEEFEKTHEPVQR from the coding sequence ATGACGACTAACACAACGCTCTTGGCGGTGAGTACAGCTCAGCGCTGGCACGACTTCTGGCACGGTGTGCTCGGTCAGTGGATCATCACGCGCGGTCTGCGGCTGATCATGGTGGTGATCGTCGCGATGCTGGCGGTCCGGTTCGTCACCTGGGTCACCGATCAGATCACCCGGCAACTCGACGAGCGCTTCGTCGAGGGCGACGCGCTGGTGCGCTCGGAATCGTCCAAGCACCGGCAGGCCGTCGCGTCGGTCATCCAATGGGTGTCAATCGTGTTGATCGCGATCTGGGGGATCGTCCAGATCGCGAGTGTGCTCAGTTTTTCCGTGTCGGGACTAGTGGCGCCGGCGACCGTCATCGGTGCCGCTCTCGGTTTCGGCGCTCAGCAAGTCGTCCGCGACATCCTGTCCGGTTTCTTCATCATCGTCGAAAAGCAGTACGGTTTCGGCGATTTGGTGACGCTGACGGTGGTGTCGACAACGGAGTGCAGCGGCACGGTGGAGAACGTCACGCTGCGGGTCACGCGGTTGCGTTCGCCCAACGGCGAGGTCCTGACCGTGCCCAACGGTCAGATCGTCAAGGCCGTCAACCAATCCAAGGACTGGGCGCGTGCGGTGGTGGACATCCCGGTTTCGACGAACGTCGACCTCAACAGGGTCGGCGAGGTGCTGCGCCACGAATGCGAGACCGCACTGGACAACCCGGTACTCGGCGAGCTGTTGCTGGACGCCCCGACGCTGATGGGTGTGGAGAGTATCCAGGTCGACACGGTCACCCTCCGAATGGTGGCCCGCACCCTGCCCGGTAAGCAGTTCGAAGCGGGCCGGCAGTTGCGCGTGCTGGTGATCCGGGCGCTGGCCCGCGCCGGCATCGTCACCGCGGCCGACGCGAAGGTCGGCGTCGTCGACGGTCCGGGCGTCGAAGCCGCCAAGGCCGACCAGGAAGAGTTCGAAAAAACCCACGAGCCGGTTCAACGCTGA
- a CDS encoding acyl-CoA dehydrogenase family protein, with protein MTNTVTSTNGSRNGSKQRPKRSGSKSAIGEQTHKRTGIDLAIGLLTPLVGQEFLDKYGLRDPLNRSLRYGTKQIFSAAGAATRQFKKVENLRGGPTRLKTSGKDYYDLTPDDDQKMIVETVEEFAAEILRPAAHDADAATAYPPDLVKKATELGITAINIPEDFDGIAAERSSVTNVLVAEALGYGDMGLALPILAPAGVAAALTHWGSAGQQATYLKEFAGENVPQACVAIAEPQPLFDPTALKTTAVRTPGGYRITGVKSLVPAAADAELFIVAAQLNGKPALFIVESSSQGLSVKADPSMGIRAAALGRVELDNVAVPLSARLGEDDATDTDYSEAIALSRLGWAALAVGTSHAVLDYVVPYVKEREAFGEPIARRQSVAFMCANIAIELDGLRLITWRGAARAEQGLSFVREAALAKKIGTDKGMQIGLDGVQLLGGHGFTKEHPVERWYRDLRAIGIAEGVVVI; from the coding sequence ATGACAAACACTGTCACCTCCACGAACGGCTCGCGAAACGGCTCCAAGCAGCGCCCCAAGCGCTCCGGTAGCAAGTCCGCGATCGGCGAGCAGACCCACAAGCGCACTGGCATCGACCTGGCGATCGGATTGCTCACGCCACTCGTCGGCCAGGAGTTCCTGGACAAGTACGGCCTGCGCGACCCGCTGAACCGGTCGCTGCGTTACGGCACCAAGCAGATCTTCTCCGCCGCCGGGGCCGCCACCCGTCAGTTCAAGAAGGTCGAGAACCTGCGCGGCGGCCCGACCCGGCTGAAGACCAGCGGTAAGGACTACTACGACCTGACGCCCGACGACGACCAGAAGATGATCGTCGAGACGGTCGAGGAGTTCGCGGCGGAAATCCTTCGCCCGGCGGCACACGACGCCGACGCGGCCACCGCCTATCCCCCGGACCTCGTGAAGAAGGCCACCGAACTCGGCATCACCGCGATCAACATCCCCGAGGACTTCGACGGCATCGCCGCCGAACGCTCCAGCGTCACCAATGTTCTGGTGGCCGAGGCGCTTGGTTACGGCGACATGGGGTTGGCGCTGCCGATTTTGGCGCCGGCCGGTGTTGCGGCCGCACTCACCCACTGGGGCAGCGCCGGCCAGCAGGCCACCTATCTCAAGGAGTTCGCCGGCGAGAACGTCCCGCAGGCTTGCGTGGCCATCGCGGAACCGCAACCGCTGTTCGACCCGACCGCACTGAAGACCACGGCCGTGCGCACCCCGGGCGGCTACCGGATCACCGGCGTCAAGTCACTGGTTCCGGCCGCTGCTGACGCCGAATTGTTCATCGTCGCAGCGCAACTCAACGGTAAGCCGGCGCTGTTCATCGTCGAGTCGTCGAGCCAGGGGTTGTCCGTCAAGGCCGACCCCAGCATGGGGATTCGCGCGGCCGCGCTCGGCCGCGTCGAACTCGACAACGTCGCGGTGCCGCTCAGCGCGCGCCTCGGCGAGGACGACGCAACCGACACCGACTACTCCGAGGCGATCGCTCTGTCCCGATTGGGATGGGCCGCACTGGCGGTCGGCACGTCGCACGCGGTGCTCGACTACGTCGTCCCCTACGTCAAGGAGCGCGAAGCCTTCGGTGAGCCGATCGCCCGCCGCCAGTCGGTCGCCTTCATGTGCGCCAACATCGCCATCGAACTCGACGGCCTACGCCTCATCACGTGGCGCGGCGCCGCACGTGCCGAGCAGGGTCTGTCCTTCGTCCGAGAAGCCGCCCTGGCCAAGAAGATCGGCACCGACAAGGGCATGCAGATCGGGTTGGACGGCGTGCAGCTGCTCGGCGGCCACGGCTTCACCAAGGAGCACCCAGTCGAGCGTTGGTACCGCGACCTCCGAGCCATCGGCATCGCCGAGGGCGTAGTGGTTATCTGA
- the ftsX gene encoding permease-like cell division protein FtsX, whose protein sequence is MRFSFLFNEVLNGLRRNITMTVAMILTTAISIGLFGGGLLVVRLADHSRSIYLDRVETQVYLNDDISVSNPNTCQTDACKALLDKISHRSDVKAVTYLNRQDAYNDAIRKMPQFKDLASKDAFPASFVVKLENPEQHKEFNDALKSEPGVQGFLNQKELIDRLFAVLDGLSNAAFAVALVQAVGAILLIANMVQVAAYTRRTEVGIMRLVGATRWYTQLPFLVESMVAAIAGVIIAITGLLIVRALFLDSALSQFYQAHLIAKVDYADILYISPLLLLVGVAMAGVTSYATLRLYVRR, encoded by the coding sequence GTGCGTTTCAGCTTTCTCTTCAACGAGGTCCTGAACGGTCTTCGCCGCAACATCACCATGACGGTGGCGATGATCCTCACCACCGCCATCTCGATCGGCTTGTTCGGCGGCGGCCTGCTGGTGGTTCGGCTGGCCGACCACTCGCGCAGCATCTACCTCGACCGGGTCGAGACGCAGGTATATCTCAACGACGACATTTCGGTCAGCAACCCGAACACCTGTCAGACCGACGCGTGCAAGGCGTTGCTCGACAAGATTTCGCACCGCAGCGACGTCAAGGCGGTGACGTACCTCAATCGGCAAGACGCCTACAACGACGCCATTCGCAAGATGCCGCAGTTCAAGGACCTGGCAAGTAAAGACGCGTTCCCGGCGTCCTTCGTCGTCAAGTTGGAGAACCCGGAACAGCACAAGGAATTCAACGACGCACTCAAGAGCGAACCCGGGGTGCAGGGCTTCTTGAACCAGAAGGAACTGATCGACCGGCTGTTCGCGGTGCTCGACGGCTTGTCCAATGCTGCGTTCGCCGTCGCGCTGGTACAGGCCGTTGGCGCAATTCTGTTGATAGCCAACATGGTTCAGGTCGCCGCCTATACGCGGCGCACCGAGGTCGGCATCATGCGACTGGTTGGTGCAACGCGTTGGTACACCCAGTTGCCGTTCCTGGTCGAGTCGATGGTGGCGGCCATCGCGGGTGTCATCATCGCGATCACCGGGCTGCTGATCGTGCGGGCGCTGTTCCTGGACAGCGCGTTGAGCCAGTTCTACCAAGCGCACCTGATCGCCAAAGTGGACTACGCCGACATCCTCTACATCTCGCCGCTGTTGCTGCTCGTCGGTGTGGCGATGGCCGGGGTGACGTCGTATGCGACGTTGCGCCTCTATGTGCGGCGGTAG
- the smpB gene encoding SsrA-binding protein SmpB, protein MPARQIVATNRKARHNYSILDVYETGVVLVGTEVKSLREGKASLADAFATVDDGEIWLRNLHIPEYHHGSWTNHAPRRNRKLLLHRRQIDVLIGKIKDGNLALVPLSMYFTEGKVKVELALARGKQAHDKRQDMAKRDAQREVIRELGRRSKGMS, encoded by the coding sequence GTGCCGGCCCGCCAGATCGTCGCGACCAACCGCAAGGCGCGGCACAACTACTCGATCTTGGACGTCTACGAGACCGGCGTAGTTTTAGTCGGCACTGAAGTTAAAAGTTTGCGGGAAGGCAAGGCGTCGTTGGCCGACGCGTTCGCCACCGTCGACGACGGCGAGATTTGGCTCCGCAACCTGCACATTCCGGAGTATCACCACGGCAGCTGGACCAACCATGCGCCGCGCCGCAACCGGAAGCTACTTCTCCACAGGCGCCAGATCGATGTACTCATTGGCAAAATCAAGGATGGTAACCTCGCGCTCGTTCCGTTGTCGATGTATTTCACCGAAGGAAAAGTCAAGGTGGAGCTTGCATTAGCGCGAGGTAAGCAGGCGCACGACAAGCGGCAGGACATGGCCAAGCGGGACGCCCAGCGCGAAGTGATTCGCGAGCTGGGCAGGCGATCCAAGGGCATGAGCTGA
- a CDS encoding acyl-CoA dehydrogenase family protein, producing the protein MAINLELPGKMRAVIEKAHQGAAEMMRPIARKYDLKEHAYPVELDTLAELFAGASEAGTLDMAGANGLRASENNGENRNAANMAAALQALEASWGDAAMLLSIPFQGLGNAAVSAVATDEQLERLGRVWAAMAITEPSFGSDSAAVSTTAKLDGDEYVINGEKIYVTAGSRATHIVVWATLDKSQGRAAIKSFIVPREHPGVTVERLENKLGIKGSDTAAIRFENCRIPKDNLLGNPEIESGKGFSGVMETFDNTRPVVAAMAVGIARATLEELRKILTNAGVEICYDKPAQVQSAAAAEFLRMEAEWESSYQLTLRAAWQADNNIPNSKEASMSKAKAGRVGSDITLKAVELAGTLGYSEETLLEKWARDSKIMDIFEGTQQIQQLVVARRLLGLSSSELK; encoded by the coding sequence ATGGCAATCAATTTGGAACTGCCCGGCAAGATGCGCGCAGTGATCGAGAAGGCCCACCAGGGCGCCGCGGAGATGATGCGGCCGATCGCGCGGAAGTACGACCTCAAGGAGCACGCCTACCCGGTGGAGCTCGACACCCTGGCGGAGCTGTTCGCTGGCGCGTCTGAGGCCGGCACGCTGGATATGGCCGGCGCCAACGGACTTCGCGCCAGCGAGAACAACGGCGAGAACCGCAACGCCGCCAACATGGCAGCGGCCCTGCAGGCGCTCGAAGCGAGCTGGGGCGACGCGGCCATGCTGCTGTCGATTCCGTTCCAAGGCCTCGGTAACGCCGCCGTCTCCGCCGTCGCGACCGACGAACAACTGGAGCGGCTGGGCCGGGTCTGGGCCGCGATGGCGATCACCGAGCCGTCATTCGGGTCCGACTCTGCCGCGGTGTCCACCACCGCCAAGCTGGACGGCGACGAGTACGTCATCAACGGCGAGAAGATCTACGTCACCGCGGGCTCGCGCGCCACCCACATCGTGGTGTGGGCGACGCTGGACAAGTCGCAGGGCCGCGCGGCAATCAAGTCCTTCATCGTGCCGCGCGAGCACCCCGGCGTGACCGTCGAGCGGCTCGAGAACAAGCTGGGCATCAAGGGCTCCGACACCGCTGCAATTCGGTTCGAAAACTGCCGGATTCCGAAGGACAACCTGCTCGGCAATCCCGAAATCGAGTCGGGTAAGGGCTTTTCCGGCGTCATGGAGACTTTCGACAACACCCGCCCGGTGGTCGCCGCGATGGCCGTCGGAATCGCCCGCGCGACGCTGGAAGAGCTGCGCAAGATCCTGACAAACGCGGGCGTCGAAATCTGCTACGACAAGCCGGCGCAGGTGCAGAGCGCCGCCGCCGCGGAGTTCCTGCGGATGGAAGCCGAGTGGGAGTCCAGCTACCAGTTGACCCTGCGTGCCGCGTGGCAGGCCGACAACAACATCCCGAACTCCAAAGAGGCCTCGATGTCCAAGGCGAAGGCCGGACGGGTCGGCAGCGACATCACCCTCAAGGCAGTCGAATTGGCCGGCACCCTCGGCTATTCGGAAGAGACGTTGCTGGAGAAGTGGGCACGCGACTCGAAGATCATGGACATCTTCGAGGGCACCCAGCAGATCCAGCAGTTGGTCGTCGCCCGACGGCTGCTGGGCCTGTCGTCCTCTGAGCTCAAGTAA
- the prfB gene encoding peptide chain release factor 2: protein MDPDRQADIAALDSTLTTVERVLDVDGLRSRIDKLEHEAADPNLWDDQARAQQVTSELSHAQGELRRVEGLRQRLDDLPVLYELAAEENAEDAKAEADAELKALHADVEAMEVRTLLSGEYDEREALLNIRSGAGGVDAADWAEMLMRMYIRWAEQHKYPVEVFDTSYAEEAGIKSATFAVHAPYAYGTLSVEQGTHRLVRISPFDNQNRRQTSFAEVEVLPVVETTDHIEIPEGDLRVDVYRSSGPGGQSVNTTDSAVRLTHIPTGIVVTCQNEKSQLQNKVAAMRVLQAKLLERKRLEERAELDALKGDGGSSWGNQMRSYVLHPYQMVKDLRTEFEVGNPAAVLDGDIDGFLEAGIRWRNRKDDD from the coding sequence GTGGACCCCGACCGTCAGGCTGATATCGCAGCTCTCGACTCCACGCTGACCACAGTGGAGCGAGTGCTCGACGTCGACGGTCTGCGCAGCCGAATCGACAAGCTCGAGCACGAGGCCGCCGATCCCAACCTGTGGGACGACCAGGCCCGGGCCCAGCAGGTCACCAGTGAGCTCTCGCACGCCCAGGGCGAACTGCGCCGCGTCGAGGGACTGCGTCAGCGACTCGACGATCTCCCGGTGCTCTACGAGCTGGCGGCTGAGGAGAACGCAGAAGACGCCAAAGCCGAGGCCGACGCCGAACTCAAGGCTCTGCACGCCGACGTCGAGGCGATGGAAGTGCGCACCCTGCTCTCCGGCGAGTACGACGAGCGCGAAGCGCTGCTCAACATCCGCTCCGGTGCCGGCGGGGTGGACGCCGCCGACTGGGCCGAGATGCTGATGCGGATGTACATCCGGTGGGCCGAGCAGCACAAGTACCCCGTCGAGGTGTTCGACACGTCCTACGCCGAAGAGGCCGGCATCAAGAGCGCGACATTCGCAGTGCACGCGCCGTATGCCTACGGCACGCTGTCGGTCGAGCAGGGCACCCATCGGCTGGTGCGGATCAGCCCCTTTGACAACCAAAACCGTAGGCAGACGTCCTTCGCCGAGGTCGAGGTGTTGCCGGTGGTGGAGACCACCGACCACATCGAGATTCCCGAGGGTGATCTGCGGGTAGACGTGTACCGCTCCAGCGGGCCGGGCGGGCAGTCGGTGAACACCACCGACTCCGCGGTTCGACTGACCCACATCCCGACCGGTATCGTCGTGACTTGCCAGAACGAGAAGTCCCAGCTGCAGAACAAGGTTGCAGCGATGCGGGTGCTTCAGGCAAAGTTGTTGGAACGCAAGCGTTTAGAAGAACGTGCCGAGCTCGACGCATTGAAGGGTGACGGCGGCAGCTCCTGGGGAAACCAGATGCGGTCGTATGTGCTGCACCCGTACCAGATGGTCAAAGACCTGCGTACCGAGTTCGAGGTGGGCAACCCGGCGGCCGTTCTCGACGGAGACATCGACGGATTCCTGGAAGCAGGGATCAGGTGGCGTAACAGAAAAGATGACGACTAA
- a CDS encoding FAD-dependent oxidoreductase yields MRPYHVAIVGSGPSGFFAAASLLKAADSDENLEFAVDMLEMLPTPWGLVRSGVAPDHPKIKSISKQFEKTAEDDRFRFFGNIGIGEHVSATELAEQYDAVVYAIGAQADRPLNIPGEELPGSVAAVDFVGWYNAHPHFEASTPDLSGSRAVVIGNGNVALDVARILVTEPDELAQTDIADHALESLRPRGVKEVIVVGRRGPLQAAFTTLELRELADLENVDVIVDPADFEHITEDDAAAVGKVCKQNIKVLKGYVGKEPRPDHRRIVFKFQTSPIEIGGEDRVEKIVLGHNELVTDDNGRVTAKDTGEREEVPVQLVVRSVGYRGVPTEGLPFDEKTGTIPHSDGRIDGSRNEYVVGWIKRGPSGVIGTNKKDSQDTVDALIADLTAAADLAEFSTDHGAEIAEWLIERQPKVVTDAHWKLIDEHERSAGEPHGRPRVKLPNLAKLLHIGHG; encoded by the coding sequence ATGCGCCCCTACCACGTTGCGATCGTCGGGTCGGGTCCCTCGGGATTCTTCGCCGCGGCCTCGCTGCTCAAAGCCGCCGACTCCGACGAGAATCTCGAGTTCGCCGTCGACATGCTCGAGATGCTGCCGACGCCGTGGGGCCTGGTCCGCTCCGGGGTCGCGCCCGACCACCCGAAGATCAAGTCGATCAGCAAGCAGTTCGAGAAGACCGCGGAGGACGACCGGTTCCGCTTTTTCGGCAACATCGGCATCGGCGAGCATGTCAGCGCCACCGAACTGGCCGAGCAGTACGACGCGGTGGTCTACGCGATCGGCGCCCAGGCCGACCGGCCGCTGAACATCCCGGGTGAAGAGCTGCCAGGCAGCGTCGCCGCCGTCGACTTCGTCGGCTGGTACAACGCCCACCCGCACTTCGAGGCCTCCACGCCCGACCTCTCGGGCAGCCGCGCGGTCGTCATCGGGAACGGCAACGTCGCGCTCGACGTCGCGCGCATCCTGGTCACCGAGCCCGACGAGCTGGCTCAGACAGACATCGCCGATCACGCGCTGGAGTCGTTGCGCCCCCGCGGCGTCAAGGAAGTGATCGTCGTCGGTCGCCGCGGCCCGCTGCAGGCCGCTTTCACCACGCTGGAACTGCGCGAGCTGGCCGACCTGGAGAACGTCGACGTGATCGTCGACCCCGCCGACTTCGAGCACATCACCGAGGACGACGCGGCGGCCGTCGGCAAGGTCTGCAAGCAGAACATCAAGGTGCTCAAGGGCTACGTCGGCAAGGAGCCGCGACCCGACCACCGCCGGATCGTGTTCAAATTCCAGACCTCGCCGATCGAGATCGGCGGCGAGGACCGGGTCGAGAAGATCGTGCTAGGGCACAACGAACTCGTCACCGACGACAACGGACGCGTCACCGCAAAGGACACCGGCGAACGCGAAGAGGTGCCCGTGCAGTTGGTGGTCCGTTCGGTCGGCTATCGGGGCGTGCCCACGGAAGGGCTGCCGTTCGACGAGAAGACCGGGACCATCCCCCACAGCGACGGCCGGATCGACGGCAGCCGCAACGAATACGTCGTCGGCTGGATCAAGCGCGGCCCCTCCGGGGTGATCGGCACCAACAAGAAGGACTCACAGGACACCGTCGACGCGCTGATCGCCGACCTCACCGCCGCGGCGGATCTGGCCGAATTCAGCACTGATCACGGCGCGGAAATCGCCGAGTGGCTGATCGAACGTCAGCCGAAGGTCGTCACCGACGCGCACTGGAAGCTGATCGACGAGCACGAGAGATCAGCCGGTGAGCCGCACGGCCGCCCGCGTGTCAAGCTGCCGAACCTGGCCAAGCTGCTGCACATCGGCCACGGCTGA